The stretch of DNA ttattttagtcacTATAAAATGGAGCCATTGTTGTCAAGTTGTCAACTGTTTGTAATTAACCATTTAACAAtactgtacttaaaaaaaaaattgtgtaaacaTTATTTTGCCCAGTTCTTCTTTCCATGTTGTTCTGCTATAAATTTTATTGGATTAAAGTCTCTTTATTGATATTGTATGAAGAGCGTAATGATCAGTGACACCAGAAAACAGTAAAAGAGCATTGTACTGGAATAATGGACACACTATGCTAACTATTTTGGTAAAATGCTTTTATGGGTTACATCTGGCACATTGACACACGTCTTAAATATgtaacattgcaaaaaaaaatctactacattactaaaaaaaaaagaagaaagaaaattttTTAGTGTACACTACAAGGtttttaatgtgaaaaataaaatcatacaccAATAACATATAGGCCTATTTTGATTTCCAAAGGTTTTAGAGAAAGACCTTGTATAACTTGACAATATACTTGCCTTATACTGTTGTAGTTGAACTGAAGTTAGTTAGTATGTTATATATCAAATTCACGTAAAATACATTACTTACCAAATTCATTTACACATAGTCTTACTATAACTCTTGATATACAAAGATGCTAATTAGTAGATCTTGTGTACTTTCTGTTCACATGGGGAACAGCAGATGTCCACTAAAGGTGCTGTGATGGTGTTCATTGTCAAAAATCCAATATCCAGAATAGAGATTTACACATACTTTATCTCCCTTTTCCAGCAACAGAGAAACTCCATTTGAAGAGCCGATAAAACCACCGTCTTGCCGTGCATATGTTGAAATTTCATGCTGGCCGTTTCTAAATAGGCCTGCGACAACTGCTTTATCTGAACTTCCGTGGGCCTTAGAGAAAACCCTGAATGCATACACTCCCTTCATGGGTGCTGTAAAAATTCCTGTAtcagacaaaacaaaaatacttaaaTCATTCAAGACTTAAAATATTCATAGTAGGCTACCAGAAGTCATTTATCGTACCTGTGTTTGCATCATAGGCATCTCCAGTATTGAGGAAGATGTGTTTGTAAATCAGGGTGTGTAAACTACTGTGTGGTCCATTAGAGGACGACAGCGAAACTGAGAAAGCCACTTTTGAAACTAAGacataaaatatgcatattagaTTACATcattagaaatgatttaataaaaccCTGTTTTAAGGATTACCttcaataaagaaaataaataacagaaaatctTTATAAAAAGCACTACCTTAGGGTTTCAAcgattaaataaacatataaatataaatcacaaaattctacattaatttttttatatttaccaacatttaagtgttttttatgtttgtggCTATTAAAGTTATAGCTGGCTTTTTTATGATAATGCTGCTTTAGATTAAAACTAAACATATAGAATATAGAAAATAGCTAAATTGTCATTTATGGTAGTACATTTTTACCTTCATTTTGTTTAATTAGGTCATCCACTCTGTTCTTTACATCATTTGTTGCCCCACGCATGGTCTCCAGTTCCTTTGCTtgtgctaaaataataataatccataatAGATAAgcattaattcatatatatatatatatatatatatatatatatatatatatatatatatatatatatatatatatatataaattgatagGTTGTTTTTAAAAGTAGCCCAAATATGTGAGACTTGTCAATGACAAAATGccttcattttcttttaaaagttcATCTATTTTGATCTTTGTGTCCTCCAGCTTCTTTGTTTGTGCtaaaataatgaacaataatgaaCAATCAACTTTTCAGTGCACATATGGACAATGATTTACTTTTGAACAATCCACATTCTATTGCACTGGAAAACATTTTTATAGTGTGACTTATTAATCTATGTCTACGAAACCGGTTACTTTTAAATACTCCATTAAAGTTCTctgttcttaaaaataaaataaaaaacatttgttaaaaattCCACATTACCtgcattttctgtttttagtCGCTCCATGTCCTTCTCCATAGATTCCATCCTTGTTTCCATCATCTTTATTTTCCCTAGCTCTTCAAGAATGTTTATGTTTGGTAAAAATAAATCATCTGCTGGTATAGCCCACACATTGAGCATTAAAACTGTTATTAGAATTAACATTTTCTACTGTACTGTCCGTTACTAATGTTGTATCAACTGAGTAACACTCTCTGTCTTAAAGAGCACAAGTTGTGTAACTGTTT from Carassius gibelio isolate Cgi1373 ecotype wild population from Czech Republic chromosome B2, carGib1.2-hapl.c, whole genome shotgun sequence encodes:
- the LOC127951325 gene encoding complement C1q-like protein 4, with translation MLILITVLMLNVWAIPADDLFLPNINILEELGKIKMMETRMESMEKDMERLKTENAAQAKELETMRGATNDVKNRVDDLIKQNEVSKVAFSVSLSSSNGPHSSLHTLIYKHIFLNTGDAYDANTGIFTAPMKGVYAFRVFSKAHGSSDKAVVAGLFRNGQHEISTYARQDGGFIGSSNGVSLLLEKGDKVCVNLYSGYWIFDNEHHHSTFSGHLLFPM